From a single Nicotiana tabacum cultivar K326 chromosome 8, ASM71507v2, whole genome shotgun sequence genomic region:
- the LOC107781612 gene encoding putative galacturonosyltransferase 6 — MRRFRRCTRISILSLLAISVLTPIFLLSFRLKNLNSDVSRDFVEDLSILKHRIEAQANSAVKLEEVVGLKEPTLVVYRDGEHSSTVSSGTTYGGEEKNQQNLSEQKVSSSREKEKSRPKGVQQSQGVQAHSRRSLDEKVKEMKDQVIRAKVYLSFAPPGSNSHFVKELKLRIKELERAMGDVTKDSRLSRRATQKMKAMDSTLLKASRMYPDCSAMVKTLRAMMYNAEEQLRSQRHQTSFLVQLAARTAPKGLHCLSMRLTTEYFALQPEERELPNQHKFQNPDFYHFAVFSDNVLACSVVVNSTVSTAKDPERIVFHIVTDSVNLPAMTMWFLMNPPGKATIQIQSIDSFEWLPTKYNEDMKKQKGLDPRYASALNHLRFYLPDIFHSLDKIVFLDHDVVVQKDLTRLWDINIKGKVNGAVETCREGEPSFRRMDMFINFTDPLVANGFNANTCTWAFGMNIFDLQEWRKRNLTARYHDYLELGSKRQLLKAGSLPIGWMTFYKHTHPLDRQWHLLGLGHDSGVAQAEIEQAAVIHYDGVMKPWLDIGIQKYKPSWTKHVSYEHPYLQQCNLH, encoded by the exons ATGAGGAGATTTCGACGATGTACGAGGATTTCTATCCTCTCTTTGCTTGCTATATCAGTGTTGACTCCTATTTTTCTGCTTTCTTTTAGGCTCAAAAACCTCAACTCTGATG TATCAAGAGATTTTGTTGAAGACTTATCAATTCTT AAGCATAGAATAGAGGCTCAAGCAAATAGTGCAGTTAAACTG GAAGAAGTTGTAGGCCTAAAAGAACCAACATTGGTTGTGTACAGAGATGGAGAGCATAGCTCTACAGTCAGTTCAG GAACCACATATGGTGGCGaagaaaaaaatcaacaaaatctATCTGAGCAAAAAGTGTCCTCATCAAGAGAAAAG GAGAAGTCCAGACCAAAAGGGGTTCAACAAAGTCAGGGTGTACAGGCCCATTCGCGGAGGTCATTAGATGAGAAGGTAAAAGAGATGAAAGATCAGGTGATTAGGGCCAAAGTATACTTGAGTTTTGCCCCGCCAGGTAGCAACTCTCATTTTGTGAAAGAGTTAAAGCTACGAATTAAAGAGCTAGAACGAGCTATGGGTGATGTTACAAAAGATTCTCGTTTGTCAAGGAG GGCAACACAGAAGATGAAAGCCATGGACTCGACGCTGCTGAAAGCGAGCAGAATGTACCCTGATTGCTCAGCTATGGTGAAGACACTTCGTGCCATGATGTATAATGCTGAAGAACAGCTTCGATCACAAAGGCATCAAACTTCCTTCCTTGTACAGCTTGCTGCAAGAACTGCTCCGAAAGGCCTTCATTGCCTTTCCATGCGTTTGACCACTGAATATTTTGCCCTGCAGCCTGAGGAGCGGGAGCTTCCTAACCAACATAAATTCCAGAATCCAGATTTCTATCACTTTGCTGTCTTCTCAGACAATGTTTTGGCATGTTCTGTGGTTGTCAATTCAACTGTTTCAACTGCTAAG GATCCAGAGAGAATCGTCTTTCATATAGTGACTGATTCTGTTAACCTGCCAGCCATGACAATGTGGTTCttgatgaatcctcccggcaaaGCTACAATTCAAATTCAGAGCATAGATAGTTTTGAATGGTTACCAACCAAATACAACGAGGATATGAAGAAGCAAAAGGGCCTTGATCCAAGATACGCTTCTGCATTGAACCACTTGCGCTTTTATCTGCCTGATATTTTTCATTCCCTGGACAAGATTGTGTTCCTCGACCATGACGTGGTTGTGCAAAAGGATTTAACCAGACTTTGGGACATCAACATTAAAGGTAAAGTGAACGGTGCAGTGGAGACTTGTCGTGAAGGTGAGCCTTCATTCCGCCGAATGGATATGTTCATCAATTTCACAGACCCCTTGGTGGCAAATGGTTTTAATGCAAATACATGCACATGGGCATTCGGGATGAATATATTTGATCTACAAGAGTGGAGGAAACGAAACCTAACTGCACGATATCACGATTACTTGGAGCTG GGAAGTAAGAGACAATTACTGAAAGCTGGTAGTTTGCCAATTGGTTGGATGACTTTTTACAAACACACACATCCTCTAGATAGGCAATGGCATCTCCTCGGATTGGGGCATGACTCTGGCGTCGCACAAGCTGAAATTGAGCAGGCGGCAGTGATTCATTATGATGGAGTTATGAAACCATGGTTAGATATTGGGATACAAAAGTACAAGCCATCTTGGACAAAGCATGTTAGCTATGAACATCCATATCTGCAACAGTGCAATTTACACTAG
- the LOC142163527 gene encoding uncharacterized protein LOC142163527 → MRSVVQLLTRIVAFQAQHQTLGIADRSVSARVRDFINLDPPVFTGVDLNADPQDFLDLMQQTLQIIHATDIESVEFTFYKLRDVAVTWYETWNQTRGPNVPPVTWKFNSLSRYAPTIVADMSDRGLENRKRKQRANREHDRGQQKRARFAGGGGMAQPTASAWASSSSSVRPPRQSMQTSAGRGRGRFGASGPRGQQNRIYALSSRQDLELSPDVVTGILSVFSIDMYALIDPGSTLSYISPLVASKWDREPELLQKSFEVSTPMGEPIIEWKGDAAAPKGKFISYLKARRMILKGYIYHLVRVHDMEVKSPTLQSVPVVNEFPDVFPDELPGLPPEREIDFAIDMFPYTQPISIPPYRMAPAELKELKAQLKDLLNKGFIRPSTSPWGAPVLSFHELKKRLTSAPVLALPEGSEGYVKDLNLRQRRWLELLKDYDVDILYHPGKANVVADALSHKSMGNLKHVEVGKLEMTKEIYRLANLSVRLHDTGDQGRWCVPNVGELRKQIMTEIHQSRYSVHPGSTKMYHDLRQLYWWNGMKKDIATFVAQCPNCQQVKTEYQKPGGLLQNIEIPAWKWESINMDFITRLPNSRRKFNSIWVIVDRLTKSAHFLPGDPSCISPIEDIQVTENLSYEEILVAILDRQIRKLQTKEVASVKVLWRSNNVEDLTWEAEEDMKSRYPHLFESSGDMFETNMAGVAQISTSDN, encoded by the exons ATGCGGAGTGTTGTACAATTGTTGACTCGAATAGTGGCCTTTCAGGCCCAACACCAGACCCTCGGTATTGCTGATAGGTCCGTGAGTGCAAGAGTTCGGGACTTTATCAACTTGGATCCTCCAGTATTTACAGGGGTTGATCTTAATGCTGACCCACAGGATTTTCTGGATCTTATGCAACAGACCTTACAAATTATACATGCCACGGATATTGAGTCAGTGGAGTTTACTTTTTATAAACTACGTGATGTTGCTGTGACATGGTATGAGACTTGGAATCAGACTCGGGGGCCTAATGTGCCACCAGTGACATGGAAG TTCAACTCTTTGTCTAGGTATGCTCCTACGATTGTTGCTGATATGAGTGATCGG GGTCTAGAGAATCGCAAGAGGAAACAACGAGCCAATCGAGAGCATGATAGAGGTCAGCAGAAGAGGGCGCGGTTCGCAG GTGGAGggggtatggctcagccgacggCATCTGCatgggcttcttcttcttcttcggtacGTCCTCCTAGGCAGAGTATGCAGACATCAGCTGGCAGGGGTAGGGGAAGATTTGGCGCCTCTGGTCCAAGAGGTCAGCAGAATCGCATATATGCTTTATCGAGTCGTCAGGATTTAGAGTTATCTCCGGACGTGGTTACAGGTATACTATCCGTCTTTTCTATCGATATGTATGCCTTGATAGATCCTGGTTCTACATTGTCGTATATCTCCCCCTTAGTTGCTAGTAAATGGGATAGAGAGCCTGAATTGTTGCAAAAGTCCTTTGAGGTATCTACGCCAATGG GTGAGCCTATTATTGAATGGAAAGGTGATGCTGCAGCGCCTAAGggaaagtttatttcttaccttaaagcTCGAAGAATGATTTTGAAAGGGTACATCTATCATTTGGTACGAGTGCATGATATGGAGGTGAAATCTCCAACTCTTCAATCGGTTCCCGTCGTGAATGaatttcccgatgtatttcctgaTGAACTTCCTGGTCTTCCTCCAGAAAGAGAAATCGACTTTGCTATTGATATGTTTCCATATACTcagccaatatctattcctccatacagaatggctcCTGCTgaattaaaagaattgaaagcccAGTTGAAGGATCTTCTGAATAAAGGCTTTATCAGGCCCAGCACAtctccctggggtgcaccagtgtt GAGCTTTCATGAGTTGAAGAAACGCTTAACATCAGCACCTGTTCTAGCACTTCCGGAAGGATCTGAAGGTTATGTG AAAGACTTGAACTTAAGACAAAGGAGATGGCTTgaattgctgaaggactatgatgtggatattttgtaccatccgggcaaAGCGAATGTGGTAGCTGATGCGTTGAGTCACAAATCCATGGGCAACTTGAAGCATGTAGAAGTTGGGAAATTAGAAATGACTAAAGAGATATATCGATTGGCTAACCTGAGTGTGCGACTACATGATACAGGTGACCAGG GCCGATGGTGTGTACCTAATGTTGGGGAGCTTCGTAAGCAAATTATGACAGAGATCCACCAGTCTCGGTACTCAGTTCATCCTGGTTCaaccaaaatgtatcatgatcttcgtCAGCTATACTGGTGGAACggcatgaagaaagatatagccaCATTTGTGGCTCAGTGTCCCAACTGCCAGCAGGTTAAAACTGAATACCAGAAACCTGGAGGgctacttcaaaatattgagatTCCAGCTTGGAAATGGGAatcgattaatatggatttcattacAAGATTGCCCAATTCTCGCCGTAAGTTCAAttctatttgggtcattgtggataggctaacAAAATCAGCTCACTTTCTCCCAG GTGATCCTTCTTGCATCAGCCCTATTGAGGATATTCAAGTCACCGAGAacttgtcatatgaagaaatactTGTTGCCATTCTTGACCGTCAAATCCGTAAGCTACAGACTAAAGAGGTAGCCTCagtaaaagtactttggaggagcAATAATGTAGAGGATTTGacatgggaggccgaggaggacatgaagTCCAGATACCCTCATTTATTTGAGTCTTCAGGTGATATGTTTGAGACaaatatggcaggtgttgcacaGATATCAACCAGTGACAACTGA